A stretch of the Comamonas testosteroni TK102 genome encodes the following:
- a CDS encoding MarR family winged helix-turn-helix transcriptional regulator, producing MNKKTCETPWSQLNAQGDGLTVDDFITTLMSQVGNALRRTITVPYAEKHDLTVSEWRLLALIAHARRLAFSDLVIQSTSDKALVSRALKRLQAKGLVDLQGEGNTPRKKIFCRITEQGETLHAQVMPLARASQAAAIRTLPEDERNAMYRALMRLRAHCEQAATLSAEQEAGLD from the coding sequence ATGAACAAGAAAACATGCGAAACGCCCTGGTCGCAGCTCAATGCGCAAGGCGACGGATTGACGGTGGACGACTTCATCACCACCTTGATGAGCCAGGTGGGAAATGCTCTGCGGCGCACGATTACCGTGCCCTATGCCGAGAAGCACGATCTGACAGTCTCGGAGTGGCGCTTGCTGGCCTTGATTGCCCACGCCAGGCGGCTGGCCTTCTCGGATCTGGTCATACAGTCCACTTCGGACAAGGCCCTGGTGAGCCGCGCTCTCAAGCGGCTGCAAGCCAAAGGTCTGGTGGATCTGCAGGGTGAAGGCAATACGCCGCGCAAGAAGATTTTTTGCCGGATCACAGAACAGGGCGAGACCCTGCATGCACAGGTTATGCCCCTGGCGCGTGCCAGCCAGGCTGCCGCCATTCGGACCTTGCCCGAAGATGAGCGCAACGCCATGTACCGGGCCTTGATGCGCCTGCGTGCACATTGCGAACAAGCAGCCACCTTGTCCGCCGAGCAAGAAGCGGGTCTGGACTAA
- a CDS encoding collagen-like triple helix repeat-containing protein — protein sequence MRTSFTSKALSAAINGKTPLSLRSLCAVALVASLAACGSSGSLRSDLGPDGTGGGDVVAGGGTGGGTGGGTGGTGGGTGGGTGGGTGGGNTGGGDGGTGNPPVASTPLTPVRETVADVTGTLTGTTGVISDVNNIVTSTLGTATSGTPLSGVAQPASGILGNVNNAVNSVGSGVSAGLGQIGKTADPIGTTLQGVAPAVGYLGAAVTSAGKTVSALDTPQLGVVGDVAGLAGGTVQILGTTVSGVEGTVAQLTSNPLVSGLTTQVSQVATPVLSTVLGTTQNLVQTTGLGQPVNSLLGTVGGVVNHVGASVTSTGVPVVAPLGGVVSGVGQTVAGLGGVVTGPGTPSGGLLGGVLGNVTGGAGGSAGGSGNIVGGVLGSVTGLVGGVTGGVSGGGNAGSPVAGAGNLVGGVLGGVTGLVGGVAGSAGGSGNAGTAVTGLVGNTVGTVTGLVGGVLGGVTNVTAGAGAAGGASASGGLLGGLLGGNLALGLGGGAVATSK from the coding sequence ATGCGTACTAGTTTTACCAGCAAGGCCTTGTCTGCCGCTATCAACGGCAAGACCCCGTTAAGCCTGCGCAGCCTGTGTGCCGTGGCTCTGGTTGCCAGCCTGGCAGCCTGCGGCTCCAGCGGCTCCTTGCGCAGTGATCTCGGACCCGACGGCACCGGCGGCGGCGACGTGGTTGCCGGTGGTGGCACAGGCGGTGGCACAGGCGGTGGCACAGGCGGCACGGGCGGCGGCACGGGTGGGGGCACGGGCGGCGGTACCGGTGGCGGCAACACCGGTGGCGGTGACGGCGGCACGGGCAATCCGCCCGTTGCAAGCACCCCGCTGACTCCCGTGCGCGAAACCGTGGCCGATGTCACAGGAACGCTGACCGGCACCACCGGCGTCATCAGCGATGTCAACAATATCGTGACCTCCACTCTGGGCACGGCCACCAGCGGCACGCCTCTGAGCGGCGTGGCCCAACCTGCCAGCGGCATTCTTGGCAATGTGAACAATGCCGTCAACAGCGTCGGCAGTGGCGTCAGCGCGGGCCTGGGCCAGATCGGCAAGACGGCTGACCCCATAGGCACCACCTTGCAAGGCGTGGCTCCCGCCGTCGGCTATCTGGGCGCTGCGGTCACTTCGGCAGGCAAGACGGTCAGTGCGCTGGATACTCCTCAGCTTGGCGTGGTCGGCGATGTGGCGGGCCTGGCGGGCGGCACGGTGCAAATCCTCGGCACCACCGTTTCCGGCGTCGAAGGCACGGTGGCTCAGCTGACCAGCAATCCGCTGGTCTCGGGTCTGACCACTCAGGTCAGCCAGGTCGCAACGCCGGTGTTGAGCACCGTCCTGGGCACCACCCAGAATCTGGTTCAGACCACGGGCCTGGGCCAGCCAGTGAACAGCTTGCTGGGCACTGTGGGCGGTGTGGTCAATCATGTAGGAGCTTCCGTCACCAGCACCGGAGTTCCGGTTGTGGCTCCGCTGGGCGGCGTGGTTTCGGGTGTCGGCCAGACCGTGGCCGGCCTGGGTGGCGTGGTGACAGGTCCCGGCACACCTAGCGGCGGCCTGCTCGGTGGCGTGCTCGGCAATGTCACGGGCGGCGCGGGTGGCTCTGCCGGCGGCTCCGGCAATATCGTCGGCGGCGTGCTGGGCTCGGTCACGGGCCTGGTGGGTGGCGTGACTGGTGGCGTGAGCGGCGGCGGCAATGCCGGCAGCCCGGTTGCAGGCGCAGGCAATCTGGTCGGTGGCGTGCTGGGCGGCGTGACCGGGCTGGTCGGCGGTGTCGCAGGATCAGCAGGAGGCAGCGGCAATGCCGGCACCGCAGTCACGGGCCTGGTCGGCAACACCGTGGGCACGGTCACCGGCCTCGTGGGCGGCGTGCTGGGCGGCGTGACCAATGTCACGGCTGGCGCAGGTGCTGCAGGTGGCGCAAGCGCCTCGGGCGGCCTGCTGGGCGGTCTGCTGGGTGGCAATCTGGCGCTTGGCCTGGGTGGTGGAGCGGTAGCCACCAGCAAGTAA
- a CDS encoding AraC family transcriptional regulator → MKQSSDHLSDVLAICRAERAVTARFFLNAPWALASEGVPGTMIRIGQGQPYWLQVRGQAPVQVMPGDLVLLPLGSPHVMASDLTLPPISFAQMIERFAQGPKDENPLTFEHGGSGASSRIDSVLLWISAHCRHTILPLLPPLLHIPAHQAAPPAILGHVLQTLIEDSLARRPGWRLAAMRLGELAMVHVLSSYFAAQQEHEQGWVRGLADAQIATALAAIHGSPSHDWTLQTLAREAAMSRSRFAEKFKALVGASPMAYLLQQRMAHAAQQLESGLPLVQVAENCGYESERVFARAFKRWCGLPPRAYQRENQALRKEFTALK, encoded by the coding sequence ATGAAGCAAAGCAGCGACCATTTAAGCGATGTACTGGCCATCTGCCGGGCCGAGCGTGCGGTAACGGCGCGCTTTTTCCTGAACGCCCCCTGGGCGCTGGCCTCCGAAGGCGTGCCTGGCACCATGATCCGCATCGGCCAGGGGCAGCCATACTGGCTGCAGGTACGAGGCCAGGCTCCGGTACAGGTCATGCCGGGCGATCTGGTGCTGCTGCCGCTGGGCAGCCCGCATGTCATGGCCTCGGATCTGACGCTGCCACCGATTTCGTTCGCCCAGATGATCGAGCGCTTTGCCCAGGGTCCCAAGGACGAGAACCCGCTCACCTTCGAGCATGGCGGCAGCGGGGCCAGCAGCCGCATCGATTCGGTGCTGCTATGGATATCGGCCCACTGCCGCCACACCATCTTGCCCCTGCTGCCACCACTGCTGCATATACCGGCACACCAAGCCGCACCGCCAGCCATCCTGGGCCATGTCCTGCAGACGCTGATAGAGGACTCCCTGGCACGGCGCCCCGGCTGGCGTCTGGCGGCAATGCGTCTTGGCGAACTGGCCATGGTCCATGTGCTGAGCAGCTATTTCGCCGCACAGCAAGAGCATGAACAGGGCTGGGTGCGCGGCCTGGCCGATGCGCAGATTGCCACGGCCCTGGCCGCCATCCACGGCAGCCCCAGCCATGACTGGACCCTGCAGACCCTGGCCAGGGAAGCCGCCATGTCGCGCTCGCGCTTTGCCGAAAAATTCAAGGCACTGGTCGGAGCATCGCCGATGGCCTATCTGCTGCAGCAGCGCATGGCCCATGCTGCCCAGCAGCTGGAATCGGGCCTGCCCCTGGTACAGGTCGCCGAGAATTGCGGCTACGAATCGGAGCGCGTCTTTGCGCGCGCCTTCAAGCGCTGGTGCGGCCTGCCGCCACGCGCGTACCAGCGCGAAAACCAGGCGCTCCGAAAAGAGTTTACGGCGCTCAAATAA
- a CDS encoding SlyX family protein — MSDSQEALQERIMELEIKASYTEDLLEQLNMTIYRQQQQIDLLIGEVRELKRQAPEGGGAAVRNLRDELPPHY, encoded by the coding sequence ATGAGCGACAGCCAGGAAGCGCTGCAAGAGCGAATCATGGAGCTGGAGATCAAGGCCAGCTACACCGAGGATTTGCTTGAGCAGCTCAATATGACGATTTATCGCCAGCAGCAGCAGATCGATCTGCTGATTGGCGAAGTGCGGGAGCTGAAGCGCCAGGCGCCCGAGGGCGGCGGTGCGGCGGTGCGCAATCTGCGCGACGAATTGCCACCGCATTACTGA
- a CDS encoding PLP-dependent aminotransferase family protein has protein sequence MQFAKRLDNVETSAIRELFKLLGKPGIISFAGGFPDSAMFDVAGIGAASAAALQQEAGAALQYGATEGYQPLREQLSAFMAGKGVPDVAPDQLVVTTGSQQALDLLGKTMLGEGDKVIVEGPTFLATIQCFRLYGAQVISAPVDEHGVKTDELEKLIAEHQPKLVYLIPTFGNPSGAMLSLERRKKVLELAVKYQTLVVEDDPYGDLYFNEAPPASLLSLTREVPGSREWLAHCGSLSKVLSPGLRIGWLIAQPELLARAVMCKQFSDAHTSTFAQATAAQYLKSGVMPQTLAHVREVYAKRAKTMGDELREQLGDAIEFVQPEGGLFMWVRLTGARGQLADAGVLAKKAIEEGVAFVPGAPFYAQNPDASSFRLSFATADEDKIRAGIARLAKALKA, from the coding sequence ATGCAATTTGCCAAACGACTCGATAACGTAGAAACCTCTGCGATCCGCGAACTCTTCAAGCTGCTGGGCAAGCCCGGAATCATCAGCTTTGCGGGGGGCTTTCCGGACAGCGCCATGTTTGACGTAGCCGGCATCGGCGCAGCCTCTGCCGCTGCCCTGCAGCAGGAGGCGGGTGCTGCTTTGCAATACGGTGCGACCGAGGGCTATCAGCCGCTGCGCGAGCAGTTGTCGGCCTTCATGGCCGGCAAGGGCGTGCCTGACGTGGCGCCCGATCAGCTCGTCGTCACTACGGGCAGCCAGCAGGCACTGGACCTGCTGGGCAAGACCATGCTGGGCGAGGGGGACAAGGTCATCGTGGAAGGGCCGACTTTCCTGGCCACGATCCAGTGCTTCCGTCTCTATGGCGCGCAGGTGATTTCCGCACCTGTGGACGAGCATGGCGTGAAGACCGATGAGCTCGAAAAGCTGATTGCCGAGCACCAGCCCAAGCTGGTCTACCTGATTCCCACGTTTGGCAACCCCAGCGGAGCCATGCTGAGCCTGGAGCGTCGCAAGAAAGTGCTGGAGCTGGCCGTCAAGTACCAGACGCTGGTGGTGGAAGACGACCCCTATGGCGACCTGTACTTCAATGAGGCGCCACCTGCCAGCCTGCTGTCGCTGACGCGCGAAGTTCCCGGCAGCCGCGAGTGGCTGGCCCACTGCGGCTCCTTGTCCAAGGTGCTCAGCCCCGGCCTGCGCATCGGCTGGCTGATCGCCCAACCCGAATTGCTGGCTCGCGCCGTGATGTGCAAGCAGTTCAGCGATGCCCATACCAGCACCTTTGCCCAGGCCACTGCCGCCCAGTACCTGAAGTCCGGCGTCATGCCTCAGACCCTGGCTCATGTACGCGAGGTCTATGCCAAGCGCGCCAAGACCATGGGCGATGAACTGCGTGAGCAACTGGGCGATGCCATCGAGTTCGTGCAGCCTGAGGGCGGCCTGTTCATGTGGGTGCGTCTGACGGGCGCTCGTGGCCAGCTGGCGGATGCCGGAGTGCTGGCAAAGAAGGCCATCGAAGAGGGCGTGGCCTTTGTGCCCGGTGCTCCGTTCTATGCGCAAAACCCCGACGCATCGAGTTTCCGCCTTTCGTTTGCCACTGCCGACGAAGACAAGATTCGCGCAGGCATTGCCCGCCTTGCCAAGGCACTCAAGGCATGA
- a CDS encoding FAD-dependent monooxygenase — MSKTGLKIGIVGGGIGGLAAANALHSSGHQVTVFEQSQQYLRVGADINLTPNAVRALDGLGAGIAAAVRASAARPTHRISRNWDSGEETSRLTMGNEAERQYGAPQLTIHRADLLAALADAFPGEQVKFGRRVSRIAQDDAGVAVEFADGTQVEGLDALIGSDGIHSVVRSALFGAENPRFTGVVAFRTVVPTERVRHVPDIGAFTKWWGPTAESQIVTFPLNQGRDTFIFATTAQESWHEESWTTEGSVSELRGFYAGFHPHARALLDACDSVLKTALYERDPLAQWSQGRVSLLGDASHPMMPFMAQGAGMAIEDAVVLARNLDAAQDADGVPQALQNYEAMRKQRTSQIQIGSRGNNWLRAGGNADWVYGYDAWQVALPSETSACAI, encoded by the coding sequence ATGAGCAAGACAGGACTGAAGATAGGCATTGTGGGAGGCGGCATCGGCGGCCTGGCCGCCGCCAATGCGTTGCACAGCAGCGGACACCAGGTGACGGTGTTCGAGCAAAGCCAGCAATATCTGCGCGTAGGGGCCGACATCAATCTGACGCCCAATGCCGTGCGCGCTCTCGATGGTCTGGGTGCCGGCATCGCGGCGGCCGTGCGCGCCTCGGCGGCCCGTCCCACGCACCGCATCAGCCGCAACTGGGACAGCGGCGAGGAAACCTCGCGCCTGACGATGGGCAACGAAGCCGAGCGCCAGTACGGCGCGCCGCAGCTCACCATCCATCGCGCCGATCTGCTGGCTGCACTGGCCGATGCTTTTCCCGGCGAGCAGGTGAAGTTCGGCAGACGCGTCAGCCGGATTGCCCAAGACGATGCCGGCGTTGCCGTGGAATTTGCCGACGGCACGCAGGTTGAGGGGCTGGATGCGCTGATCGGCTCAGACGGAATTCATTCGGTGGTGCGTTCCGCCCTGTTCGGCGCCGAGAATCCGCGCTTTACCGGTGTGGTGGCGTTCCGTACCGTGGTGCCTACCGAGCGCGTACGCCATGTTCCCGATATCGGGGCCTTCACCAAATGGTGGGGGCCGACAGCGGAGAGTCAGATCGTGACCTTTCCGCTCAACCAGGGGCGCGACACCTTTATCTTCGCCACCACGGCACAGGAGTCCTGGCACGAGGAGTCATGGACCACTGAAGGCAGCGTAAGCGAGCTGCGCGGCTTTTATGCGGGCTTTCACCCTCATGCGCGAGCCTTGCTGGATGCATGCGACAGCGTGCTCAAGACCGCTTTGTATGAGCGCGATCCGCTTGCGCAATGGTCGCAGGGTCGGGTATCGCTGCTGGGGGATGCCAGCCATCCCATGATGCCGTTCATGGCTCAGGGGGCCGGCATGGCGATCGAGGACGCCGTGGTGCTGGCGCGCAATCTCGATGCAGCGCAGGACGCCGATGGCGTGCCGCAAGCCCTGCAAAATTACGAGGCCATGCGCAAGCAGCGCACCAGCCAGATCCAGATCGGCTCGCGCGGCAACAACTGGCTGCGGGCCGGCGGCAATGCCGACTGGGTCTACGGCTATGACGCCTGGCAGGTGGCCTTGCCGTCCGAGACCTCGGCCTGCGCGATCTGA
- the nth gene encoding endonuclease III: MKKNDIAPFFAALKAANPTPQTELEYTTVFELLTAVLLSAQATDVGVNKATRKLFPVANTPQAILDLGVEGLESYIKTIGLYRSKAKHLMETCRMLVQLHGGRVPSTREELEALPGVGRKTANVVLNVAFGQPTMAVDTHIFRVGNRTGLAPGKNPLEVEKQLLKRVPDEYAVDSHHWLILLGRYVCQARKPRCWECVVSQYCDFTPKTPAPAAGKKS; encoded by the coding sequence ATGAAGAAAAACGATATAGCGCCGTTTTTTGCTGCGCTCAAGGCCGCCAACCCCACGCCACAAACCGAGCTGGAATACACCACGGTATTCGAGCTGCTGACCGCCGTGCTGCTGTCTGCCCAGGCCACCGACGTGGGCGTGAACAAGGCCACGCGCAAGCTGTTTCCGGTCGCCAACACGCCGCAGGCCATTCTGGATCTGGGGGTCGAGGGATTGGAGAGCTATATCAAGACCATAGGCCTGTACCGCAGCAAGGCCAAGCATCTGATGGAGACCTGCCGCATGCTGGTTCAGTTGCATGGCGGCAGAGTTCCAAGCACCCGCGAAGAGCTGGAAGCCCTTCCCGGCGTGGGCCGCAAGACCGCCAACGTGGTACTCAACGTGGCTTTCGGCCAGCCCACCATGGCCGTGGACACGCATATCTTCCGTGTCGGCAACCGCACGGGGCTGGCCCCTGGCAAGAATCCGCTCGAAGTCGAGAAGCAGTTGCTCAAGCGCGTGCCCGACGAATATGCGGTGGACTCCCACCACTGGCTGATCCTGCTGGGCCGCTATGTCTGCCAGGCGCGCAAGCCGCGCTGCTGGGAAT
- a CDS encoding ShlB/FhaC/HecB family hemolysin secretion/activation protein — translation MQSKAKPKGRIGHRIQALALAAWAPLAWSQQGGNPLNSLPQTPESARNLQQQPRQVPVQIDKPPPSPQDLINLQVAVRGVNVQGSTAIPFEEVSALFTPFINGTHTVGELNAATQKVSELYQRHGYALSFAYLPPQDFANGAVQVIVVEGYVQSLNLEGNFGRSEDQIREIAQPLLNERPLTTKTFQHQTQLMARLPGVQITASANLPTTTDGAVPLIIKSKHKPIAVTVGGEARKPTPRIIASLTLNDPLWAGSQLQASAMLQNPDKERFGSIGFTQQLTPEGTQARVSYSDYRSLNPPATRIPGIDDLTQQRKLDFNISHPWILSNTTQLSTTAGLYAINYSRELADSQASLLREEKVRTIYAQMAWASYGKTTTRSASVLLAHGLDSLGAYKNLDLYYGQGLLQKLQNPAKLDFTRITADYAQRHRFANKMGAAFAVGGQYSADVLPVPEKISFGSTRFGRGYQAGEFSGDSGMGASAELNYQFPINQAWIKSAEPYLLYEWARTHQQTSGVKGNTLRSASLGLRLSDSRHYALDLAMSKPLGERSINNPERELRYSLVLSYNLDP, via the coding sequence TTGCAGTCAAAAGCAAAACCAAAGGGCCGCATCGGCCACAGAATTCAGGCACTGGCACTTGCGGCCTGGGCTCCTCTGGCCTGGTCACAGCAGGGCGGCAATCCGCTCAACAGCCTGCCGCAGACGCCCGAGTCCGCAAGGAATCTGCAACAGCAGCCCAGGCAGGTTCCGGTGCAGATCGACAAGCCCCCGCCAAGTCCCCAGGATCTCATCAACCTCCAGGTCGCAGTACGTGGCGTCAACGTGCAGGGAAGCACGGCGATTCCTTTCGAAGAGGTCAGCGCGCTTTTCACCCCTTTCATCAATGGCACGCATACGGTCGGTGAACTCAATGCCGCGACCCAGAAGGTCAGCGAGCTATACCAGCGCCATGGCTACGCCCTGTCTTTTGCCTACCTTCCTCCACAGGACTTTGCCAATGGCGCGGTGCAGGTCATCGTGGTCGAAGGCTATGTGCAGAGCCTGAATCTGGAAGGCAATTTCGGCCGTTCCGAGGACCAGATACGCGAAATTGCCCAGCCGCTTCTCAACGAAAGGCCTTTGACCACCAAGACTTTTCAGCACCAGACCCAGCTGATGGCGCGCCTGCCCGGAGTGCAGATCACGGCATCGGCCAATCTGCCGACGACCACTGACGGTGCTGTGCCACTGATCATCAAATCCAAGCACAAGCCCATCGCCGTCACCGTCGGAGGCGAAGCACGCAAGCCCACACCACGCATCATTGCCTCTCTCACCCTGAACGACCCCTTGTGGGCTGGCAGCCAGCTTCAGGCCTCGGCCATGCTGCAAAACCCCGACAAGGAAAGATTCGGCAGCATTGGCTTCACGCAGCAGCTGACCCCAGAGGGCACGCAGGCACGTGTCAGCTATTCCGACTACCGCAGCCTCAACCCGCCGGCAACGCGCATTCCCGGCATCGACGACCTGACGCAGCAGCGCAAGCTGGACTTCAACATCAGCCACCCCTGGATACTGAGCAATACCACCCAGCTCAGCACCACGGCAGGCCTGTATGCCATCAACTACAGCCGCGAGCTGGCCGACAGCCAGGCCTCGCTGCTGCGCGAGGAAAAGGTTCGAACGATCTATGCGCAGATGGCCTGGGCGTCCTATGGCAAGACCACCACCCGCTCCGCATCGGTCCTGTTGGCCCACGGCCTGGACAGCCTGGGGGCCTACAAGAACCTGGACCTCTACTATGGGCAGGGCCTGCTGCAAAAACTCCAGAATCCGGCCAAGCTGGACTTCACCCGCATCACCGCAGACTATGCGCAGCGCCATCGCTTTGCCAACAAGATGGGAGCCGCTTTTGCCGTGGGTGGGCAATACAGTGCCGACGTTCTTCCGGTCCCGGAGAAAATCTCCTTTGGCTCCACCCGCTTCGGCCGCGGCTATCAGGCTGGCGAGTTCTCGGGCGATTCCGGCATGGGTGCCAGTGCCGAACTCAACTACCAGTTCCCCATCAACCAGGCCTGGATCAAGTCGGCCGAGCCCTATCTGCTCTACGAATGGGCTCGCACGCATCAGCAGACCAGCGGTGTCAAGGGCAACACGCTGCGCTCCGCCAGCCTGGGCCTGCGCCTGTCCGACAGCCGTCATTACGCACTCGACCTTGCCATGAGCAAGCCGCTGGGCGAGCGCTCCATCAACAATCCCGAGCGGGAGCTGCGCTACAGCCTGGTACTGAGCTACAACCTGGACCCCTGA
- a CDS encoding Bug family tripartite tricarboxylate transporter substrate binding protein, translating to MSVDRRQFCFTALACGTLLAQPVLAEETYPSKPITVIVSYPPGGDTDAIARLFADKLSHRLKQTVLIDNRPGAGGAIGNGMVGRARADGYTLLFTPNPFTTAPLVMKLSGAAAYDVLKGYEAIINTATQPLVLVTSPKLGVKSLPELIARAKSGATVSYASPGAGSPMHIAGEWLNKAAGVKLSHVPYRGVGPSVTDVVAGHVDTAWVTFGPVRQYLDSGKLLALAIGDTRRSSLAPAVPTLTELGYKDVVVGAWNGFFAPKKTPPAVINLLNEHLNAILREPEVVEKLAVFGALPAGGSPKVLSDLNQREYMVMGQAIKELGIAAE from the coding sequence ATGTCAGTTGATAGACGCCAGTTTTGCTTTACCGCGCTTGCCTGCGGCACGCTGCTTGCGCAGCCGGTGCTTGCTGAAGAGACTTATCCGAGCAAGCCCATCACGGTGATCGTGTCCTACCCGCCAGGCGGGGATACCGATGCAATCGCCCGCCTCTTTGCCGACAAGCTCAGCCACAGGCTCAAGCAGACCGTGCTGATCGACAACCGTCCGGGTGCTGGCGGCGCGATAGGCAACGGCATGGTGGGCCGTGCACGTGCCGACGGCTACACCTTGCTGTTCACTCCCAACCCCTTCACCACCGCGCCCCTGGTCATGAAGCTGTCGGGCGCTGCAGCCTACGACGTGCTCAAGGGCTACGAAGCCATCATCAACACTGCCACACAGCCCCTGGTGCTGGTCACAAGCCCCAAGCTCGGTGTCAAAAGCCTGCCCGAGCTGATTGCCAGGGCCAAGAGTGGAGCCACCGTCTCCTATGCCAGCCCCGGTGCCGGCTCGCCCATGCACATCGCCGGCGAATGGCTGAACAAGGCCGCTGGCGTCAAGCTGTCCCATGTTCCATACCGCGGCGTCGGGCCCTCGGTGACCGACGTCGTGGCCGGTCATGTCGATACGGCCTGGGTCACTTTCGGACCGGTGCGCCAGTATCTGGACTCCGGCAAGCTGCTGGCGTTGGCCATAGGCGATACCCGGCGCTCATCGCTTGCACCCGCCGTGCCGACCTTGACCGAGCTGGGCTACAAGGATGTGGTGGTCGGCGCCTGGAACGGTTTCTTCGCGCCGAAGAAGACGCCTCCAGCGGTGATCAATCTACTCAATGAGCACCTCAATGCCATTTTGCGAGAGCCCGAAGTCGTGGAAAAGCTCGCGGTCTTCGGCGCCCTGCCTGCGGGCGGATCGCCCAAGGTGCTCAGCGATCTCAATCAACGCGAGTACATGGTGATGGGCCAGGCCATCAAGGAACTCGGCATCGCGGCCGAGTGA